The Equus caballus isolate H_3958 breed thoroughbred chromosome 4, TB-T2T, whole genome shotgun sequence genome includes the window CCACAGtcacaaatatattttccatagATTGTATCATTCATATGTATTCCATATGTTCTGTGAtgcttgctaatatttttatgcggttctacttcatttttcaaaatgctgGTTGTACCCAATTATATTAATTTCACTAAAGGGTGGTGACAAAGTTTTAACAATCCTGacctaattcatttttttttctcaaggtGTCTAAATGttctgaagaaataaagaattacaTTGAAGAACGTTCTGGAGAGGATCCTCTGGTGAAAGGAATTCCAGAAGACAAGAATCCCTTTAAAGAAAAAGGCAGCTGCGTTATTTCATAAATAACTCTGGGGAGACGCTTCATCCTCAGTGGAAGAACTAGCTTGTTTTAGTTTGCCAGAATGAAACCGACATgccttttaaagagaaaaaaaaaaaaagaatgaaatttaaagGAGACTTTCTTCAGCACTTATATAGATATGGTTCTGTATACAAGCTATGTGCTTCTCATCTTTGCTCACTACACTCCCCTTTTAAGAGGGCAGAGAGTATCAAATGTGCAGTTATGGAAAGAAGGACATTACTTGTGCATGACTCACCTCTTTCAGTATATTGCTTGATGCCTCAAATAAAGTTTTATCTCTGAAAAATGAGTGTTGATGATTTAAGacagcatttaatttttttggccttaaattttatatttttccccatAACCTTTCTGGTATTTGGGACATGTATCAAAAGATGAGGTGGTTTGATAGATCAGTTCCCCAATCCAGCTCTCTCTGCTTCAATTCTTAGGAGGTTTACAGTGCTGAGTTCTGACTTCTGGAATGTGTCTGATCTAACGTTAACTATTAGGGAATTGAGTGAATAGAACTGAACGCTAACAGGAATCAGATTATTTGAGTCAGGAACCAGGCCAAGCCATGCCTACATAAGCACTTCTGTGGTTTGTCATCATACAGATCTTGTTCAAACTGTTGCCGCAACAGTGGCCTTAGGATAGGGAGAGGGTTGGGGTCAAGAGGAGCACCCGGGCGCCAGCCCTGGAATGTTCACCCTCAGGGAGCTGCACCTCCTACAGGCTCTGCAGGTCTTGGCATGGCCACCCTCCAGCTCTGTGTCATTGGAACAGAGACTTGGTTCTGCGTGGCTTGGGCCAAGCActgctcttttccttctcctccaaaGGGACAAGTTAACCTTGTACCCATTTCTAAAATTAGCTTgcttttttctcattgatttgcaggagtttttaatatattctgacCATGCATCCTTTGTCGGTGATAGGTGTTGGAGGTGCCTTCTCCCAGTCCATGGCTTAACGTTCCACAGCGGGACCATCGCTGCAGCGATTTTAGCCCGCAGATGCAGCACACCAGAGTACATGGGCTGCTCAAGTCCTTCATGAAGACACCCGTAGCCGGACCTTAAAGAAAGGgacctttcttcctctctttgagcattcttcctccctctccctctgtcttttgGATGCAAGTTTCACCAGGTTTGAGCCAAAAACAAGACAAGGAAAACCCTTACAGGTTAGCTCCAGCTCAAGTGGGCTCAGTTACTAACTCCTCCTGCAATTTTACATATGACACCAGAAACCCAGGTTTCTGCTTGACGAGGTCTTTTCTCCAGCCTAGATGCATAGGTGTGCTTCATCAAGCCAGAGAGGTGCCTGTGACTCCAGCAGCTTCCTCAAGTCTATCAGCACCTTCACTAGGAACtactttcccttccctctccaaGAAGGAACGGGATACCCCAGGCTTTTGAAAGAGCAGGTTACGGCAAACCAAGAGCTGGGAAtatttccttcagtttcttgccttttttccaaGTGTTGAAGTCAATTGGGATTACTGAGAGCCCAGGGATAATTTTACTCCAAAGGAGGATTTACTCCAAGGTGAGGTTTAAGAACAGCAAAGGTATTATTTTTTGCCAGCAGCCATAGAACAATTAGTATTTGGGTTATGttgctattatttcatttaacatttaaagTGGCATGGGATTTTAGTACCTTGGTGCTTGTAAAGTTTTACTTTAATGAACTGTTTCATTTAAGTCATAAAGTTTTCTTCTGTTGCATAAAAAAGCAAACATCTATTCTGCTTATTGGTAAGACAGATCAAATCACCTGCTTCCTTCATGAAAGGCCAACTCAATGCATTTATCCACTAACTTCTTGAAGTTGGGGATTACAAGGCTGTATCCTGAATTTCTATCAGCCGCATTCAGCTGCCCATTCACATGCATCTGCAAGTCCTAGCTTCTGCTCTTCCTGTACCTTCAACCATATGACAAATTAGTCAGCCTACTTCTGTTTTTTCACTAATAAATATCCAATCTTGTAGATGTTTCTACCAAATCTAATCTGTTCTATTTTCCTTACTGTTTCATCATCGTAACTCAGCAAATCTATAAGAAGTGTAATAAAATACTCTTGATTTTCAAGTGTTGAACTTATTAGCTTGCgttaggaagaaaatgaaaatatggtaaCTATGTATTTAGATATATTATATAAGTAACCTTTAGTAAGTGGGAATTTGTTAAGTAGAATTCAAATCATGTGTTCAACTTCTTTCAGTATATAATTGTGTAATCATTTGATATCTGATTGATTAAATACTTATTATGCTTTGTGTATTGAGACTTACGTTCTATAAACCCACATTAAATTAGCAAAATAGGCTTTCCTAATTCTAGGCAGAATCTACATTACAAGCTCACCCCTACTTGGTATTTTAAGACAGGTTATTCTGTATCTTGGATGCAAACTGGTATCTCATTACTGtctaaatttgcattttcttgatttcctaTGACTTCTACTGTCAGATTTTTGTGTACCTTTTGATTACCTTCACCCATTTCAACCacgccccccaccccctaccaATGGCAATCACCACTCtgtcctctgtatctatgaacttggttttctttttttagattccacataaaagtgagataatatggtatttgtctttgtctgacttatttcacttagcacaacgccctcaagatccatccatgttgctgcaatggcaagatttccttcttttgttatggctgaataatattctcacattttctttatccgttcatccatcagtggacatttaggttgtttggctattgtaaataatgctgcagtgaacatgggggtacagataCCTTTTCgaattagtatttttgttttctttgagtaaatacccagaaatggaattgctggatcatatggtacttatatttttaattttttgaggaaccttcatattgttttccataggggctgtaccaatttacaatctcaccaacagtgcacaagggtccccttttctccaaatccttgcaAACACTTgttattcttgtctttttgataatagccattctaacaggtgtgaggtgatatctcactgtggttttgatttgcatttccctgaggttTGGTCATGTTGaccaccttttcatgtacctatttgCATCTACTTTTACTTGTTTAAAGAAACATTGAAAGGTTATACAGGAAATTACTAAAAATTGCTACCTATGAGGACCAGTGGTGAGTATAACCAGGTGGGAAAAGATGAGATTGAGACTTCTCATTGCATATTTTTCTGTAAAGTTTTGATTTGGGGACCCTGTGAATATATTATCTAGTTTAAAaagtctaatttaaaaataaaaaatagaagcaaaattcATATTGCTGTGTTTAGGCCTTGGAGAGTAAGTGTATTTTGGTATTAATGTTCTACGAATGAGAAATAATTTTGTATAGTCAACGTGATCTAATAGTATATTTTGATCTATTAAGTTTATCCCACCAAGTATAACAAAGATATTGAGTCAATAATAGTTATATTCCACTCTTATCCCCTTTAACTGAGTCTTTGAAGGATGATAATCAATGAGAAATAAGCTGCTGTTTCTAACATAACAGCCTATGAGAGCAGGGACTAACAACCTATTTTTGATTTAATAGAGAGGAGCAGGATGATCAGAGAAGGAAAGTGCTGTGGGAGCTCTCCTGTTAGGATGAACCCTGATCCCCTACTCTGTGCGCTGAGCTGTCCTAATCAAGCAAGACCGGGACGTCGTCATCAGCACCTTTCCACTTGAGCTGCATTCACTTTGAGAGGGTGAATCCACAGACCATTAAAAAACATTCACTTACGTTGGGAGAGTAGAGACGCATTGATGCcaattcttcctttctcttttggttcacacacacattaaatgattaccttctcttctttttaaaagaaatccctGATATTAAAGAGTGCATAATTTCATTGAACATGAAAATGAGCAGTCAAGGTGGGATCAAAATAGGTGAATTATAAATTTCAGAAATTGGCCCAGAAGTTATTGTACAAAAGTTACACttaaaataaaggggaaaagtcCTTGTAAAATTCAACAGTCATGAAAAATAATTCATCTtgatatgcatataaatatatgtatgcatttattcaacaaaaaagCGCCTGGAGCTCCCTCTGTGTACTAGGTGCTGATTTAGGCCTAAAATATATAGTGGTGAATTAGACAAAGTCCTTAGCATCGTggaatttacagaaaatataattaatcaGATATATGTGGAAATTGCACAGTATATTATGATGTATAAGTTAGGGTAAATAGGAaaatgttttttgtattttttaatgatgaTACTGATGATggcatgatgatgatgatgatgacttaTACATTTGAAGTGCTTAATATTTATTTGACACTGGAGTAAGCTTTTGACATAGAGCGTATCTTTTGATTCTCAGAAGTACCTATGTATCTGGTAAATAATTTACacaaagtcatacagctagtgTAACTGTCAAAGCATACACTGTGCCTTAAACGCTATACAATACTACTTCTCTACTACAAGCCAACACATATGCACAGTGAAAAGAGCTATTAGCTCAACAACTTTCTGAAGTGGCTTTTGGTATAAGTATAGCTATTTGGTATAGGTACAGCTACTATAGCCTCAGAAATTTTTAGCACTGACGTATGACGTAGAGTTTTATAGTAGTTCATTTTAGTTGTTCTTACTGCTTGGTtggttgtttggttggttggttggttgatttcCTATATTCACAGCCTAATACAACAATTTTAACCTATATCAAGTGGGAGAATTTtgctttcataataaaaactatcTCACAATTCTAAATTATGATGAGTGATAAACTCTAATTATATATCAAATCGCTTTTGCTCATTTGCTGAATAATATAATCTCTCAATTTAGTACCAGAATTTATCTGATAGAAGCTACATGAATTATTGTAGAGTGCCTAGAAGAAATAAACTGGACTCTGTAAGGACTTTCTTGAAAATACCAAAATTATTAAATGATAGTCAGTCTGCAGTAGAGAATTGCCTACAGGTACCAAAGAATTTTCTCTGAAATGTGATCTAACTCTGTCTCTGTAAAAGcttgtatgttttctttaataaatgtggCCACAGACTTTAGCTTCTGTCATCTCAGCCTTTTCATATAACCAGCCTGAGACAGACAATGTTAATAACCTACTTCACAGAGGTGGTTTGGGAATTAACAGGCCTGATTCTCTAGGCTATGAGTAGAGCTCCTCAAATCCATAAGAAGGCCTCATGTATTGGCATTGACAgtatcaataaacatttttaacacttttttggAAGTAATCAGattgaatataaatattaaaaaaatatatctattcTACAGAATTGGAATATTCACTCAAACTTTCATAGCTCTGGTATAgtgcagggaaggaaggaaagagagttaGTCTTGCTTTATTGAGTATTATGAAATAGTGTTAAAACCTGTGTGTGTCTCAacctaagagaaaaaaataaagatgagaggagagaaataCTTAAATCTgtattaaatactttaaaaatataatctaaaGACTCTGATAAATATTGATGTAGTTCACTGATTACTTAAGAATCATTCAAAGACCATTGTTGCTAAATGTTTCCTCTTTATAACTAAAGATCTGTGTTAATAAGGAACCTCACAACATGGATGTGCATGCTCTCTAATTGCCAATATCCAGACTTGTACTTTCTCTTTATTTGAATCGATGTTTGAAAGATTGTATATGAAAAGGTTCAGAATGAGCCTCCTcaaaatgtgccactttggcatgtggattacTTTGAGCTGAAGACCATCAAGGCCCAGAAGAAAAGCtttttacctcccccttaactgccaaAAAGATTTAGATAGAAGGCCTGATCCAGGAAAAGAGCTATGACCAGAGATAACTACAAAGAATATGGGCTAGGTATGCTAAGCTGGGGGAGCTCAGCAGGGCCTGTTTGCTCAAATTTCTCTCTGTGTTGCATTGTCTCTGCATAACAcgacaaatatttttttacaatattttgCTTGGTTTGGTTGTTACAAACGTTTGCTCTTCCCATCTGCCTATGaattgccttcttttcttttaatgtctcaAACCTCTACCCACTTCTCCTTAGCTCAAATGGCATGTAAGTCTTAATTTCCTGACTACTGGGGAGCCTCTCATTTCTTTATGAGGCTCCTGAATGTACAAAATtaagtttcttttcctcctgttgATCTGCCTTATGTCAATTTGGTTAATAGGCCAGccaaaagaacctagaagggtagaggaaaaatttttcctcccctacagtatgCAATTAGGTTTTCAGCtgattcttatttaaatatattattttaatgtacaAGTAGATATAAAGTAGAATAAAACAGTATTTATTAATATTTGGATTTTTCAATTTTGGGCAGGGAGTAATTTAGACATTTATAaaccatttattttaatttgatttgacAAATGGATTATGGGCCTGCAAACATGACATTCTCTGGACAAGTTCAGCCAATATTTTCCCTGCATTCTAGGAATTGGCAGTCAAAAGGAATGGTGGTGACATTTACCAAGTCCAATTAATTAAACCAATTTTATGTACAGAGTATAAGTGAAGTAAAGTGTTTGAGAAAAGGAGGAGTAATAAGTGAATGATTAAAGAAAGGCTAGGACATTTCTACATTTTTCCGGGAACATTTCATAGAAGGAGATACAGTAGCTTAAATGAAGGGAAGATAATTGTGAAGTATTAAACAGAGGGAGAAATTTCACTTGTCGCGTGCAGCTTGGCAGACCAAGAAGGCATTTATCAAATTTATATAACAAGAGTAGACGGAATAAGAGTTAATTTGTTATACTGTCTTTGGTAAAAAGTCTTTGAAATGCTTTTCCAGCCATTGTGGGTAACTACTTCAAATTCACTGACTTAAAACAATCCATTTATTATTGCTTATGAGTCTTGCAGGCGGTTTTTCTGGGCCTGACTCTGTTGATCTTGGCTAATTTCACTATTCATCTGCAGTCAGCTGATGGATCAGCTGTTGGCTAGGAGTTGGCTAAGGCAAAGTTGGTGACTGGGATATTATGTCTCTCATCCTTTAACAAACTTGTCTGGGCTTATTCTCATAGCATGGCAGGGTTCTAAGAAGAGAGTGGAAGCATAAAATGCGTCTTAAGGCCTAGGGAAAGAACTAGCACACCATCACTTTCACTGTGTTCTATTGCACAAAGCAAGACATAAGCTTAACCCAgattcaaagagaaggaaaatagatgCCCCCTCTTGGGTGTGGGAGCtgcaaagtcacatggcaaagaaATATTGATACAAAGAAGGGTAGAAATTTGGGTACATTTTACAACCTATCCACCTCATTGGGTGAAGATCCTGGTCTCAACTTTGGGCAGTGGAAGCCCATAGGAATAACCCAGGGATATGtgggaaaagaaatttctttaggATAAACAAGAAGGTTCTGATGCTAAAAGCAATATATAGGGATGATCAGGGCACACACTCAGACAGtagtttaaaaagattgaaagggAAGGATTATTTGTGAGAGGAGAAGCATCAAAATGAATTTTAGAGAGTTTCAGTACCTTGACGAAACCTCAGTAATGTGGCAAAGACAAATTGCATGTAAGTGGAAATGAACAGCCTCTTGAAAATTAATGGTACTGATTCAGTTTATAGACACATCAATTTCTGGAAAGCAGAAGACTGCAggttctgattatttccttttcatctaTAACGGAAGCATTATAGATTAGAAAGGACTCCTGTAACTTGATCGCCTCTTCATGCTGAGGGACTCATTTTCAACAGAGCCAAATTCCGTGATGTAACAAGCTTTAATTTCTGTTTCCAGCACTAGTCAGTCAGTCTGGTGAAGAGAAAGGCTATAATAAGCTAATCCTGCCAATATTTCAGAAACATAATATTGTGCCACTCCCAGCCCTCCTAGCCCTTTGGGGCAGCCTGCATTTCTTTCTAGTGTTTTCCTAATATTCACTCTTAGACGGCTGAGATGAGGGAGATGTCAAGAGAATTTGGGTTTGCTATTTAATTTGCTCCTCAGCTCCCAAATTTGCCCTTGTTTTAATTCTTCGGAACATTTTGTCTGAATTTGGACTTCAGAGGGACTCCTGTTGATGTTTCTTCGGGTGTATGTCTgtgttggaattttttttcttagttcaaTACATTTCTCATATTAAGGTTGAACTCTTTCTCCTTAACCCTGATCAGTATTTCTCAGACCTCTGATTTCTTTTACTATGCCAAAAGTTTCTCACAAATTCCTCATACTTTGCTGTAGTTTGGAGAGTACAGTTATCTGGAAGGGAAGGAATTTGCCCATACTTTTTTGATTAATGAGTAACACAATCACAAGTTTGAGGGCTCACAAATCACCAGCTTAAAGTATTACACAGCCTTGGTGCATCCATTGACTTGGTAACTGACCCTGGAAACATGTGATTCTTTGACCTTTTTTAGAAGGACATTTCCCAAAACAAGACTAGGGACTCCTCTTCGCAAAATTTACTTGACAGCCTGGaatctaacatttgtgtcattaTCATGCATTTGTATAAACTGAAAAATGGGTTTAAGGTTATGCATTTGTCCTATATTGGAAAGGATAgaagaaatattataaatgtattttcctAAGGTCATAAATCATAATGGTATATTAGATCAGGGGTTGTCAAACTTTTGCTGTGGAGGAGCAGATAGCAACTATTTTAGCCTTTGCAGACCACACCATCTCTGTGGCAAGTACTCCAATATGAAAGTAACTATAGacaataaaatacacaaacaaatgggTATGGCTGTGTTCCCATAAAAGCATTTTTAGAAAACCAAACATGAGGCTGGTTTTATACAAGGCCACAAGGCCCTGCTGTGggtcagtgtttttcaaactgcatcTTAGGATACATTAGTGGTCGATTTAGTGGAAAGttactaatatttttaataaaacaaaatcaaataaactATCACCATACATTCCATTTAGGAAGAAGGTATTTGTCTTATGAAACATATATATGTTCAAGTCAAGAtgtaaaattcatttctttttgtacATTCCAGTCAATAAAAGTGTGAAGGCTGCTGGTCTGGTGTTAGAGCTGGCATTCCAGCTTTTGACAGTATGTAGTAAAGATTGACCTTGCCCAAAGAGGGGTCTGGCCTTTCCCTACCCATCCCTGGGAGGTGATCTCTCAGCCCATTGAACATCCTGCTGATAAGAGTGTCTTGTTTATCCAGGAGCTTTGGGCCATACCAGAAAGTATAACAATGTGACTTACGGTGGGTCTTTGAGTACGTGGTATCAGCTTGATCTCTGGAGAGGCTGGAGACTCAGGCTAGCCATATGGGCAATTGACCGTGGAGCCCTAACAAAGAGTCTGGATACTAAGGCTTCAATGAGTTTCCCTGCTCGGCAGTACTCCATGCATATTGTCACACATTGTCTGCAAGAGAGTAGTGTCATCTATCATTCCATTGGAAGAGGGCACCTGGAAACTCTGTCCTTGGAACTTTTCTGACTCTGCCCTATGCATCACTTCCCTTGACTGGTTTTAATCTGTCTCTTTCAGCTGTAATAACTGTGAGTAcaacagctttcagtgagttctgtgagtccttctagcaaattattgactCTAAGGGTGGTCTTATGGACCCCTGAACTTATAATTGGTATCGGAAGTGAGGGAGATTTTGTAGACTGTCCTTCTAACTTCTAAGATGAGGAAAGCACAAGCCAGCGGCATTTATAAAGATTGTACAGAAATTAGCAGCAAAGCCACCCGGAGACTACCCGGTCTGTGGTCTCCTTATTTAGAGGCATCTTCCTCCTCTTGTGCCTCTTCCTGCTGCtcgctaacatttgttgagtttGTCTGACTTTGTGCCAACAGCTTTGTACACATTGACATTTTATCCTCACAAGGACTCTGTAAAATGCGTACCAGAATCCCCATTTTACGGGgacaaaactgaggcttggagagctTAGGTAAATATCCCAGGGTCACACATATTTTAAGTGGTGAAACCAAGATTCAGAGCCAGAGACTCTGATTCTACCTAAATCTCATTTTCTCATTGCTTAATTTTGTTTCCATCAATGTCATACATTCTGTTCTCTAGAGAAGCTGATTGTAATTTCTTTCACATGAAACCACCAGGTTACCTGGTGTAGATGTATATAACAAAGAAGTGCATCGAATACATCTTTAGTATTCTCCTAAGTACATGGCATAGTTAACCCTTAATAAATAGAGGTTGGTAATGAATGGGGATAAAGGATATAGGGCATTGAATTAGAATCCCATGCATCTTCTTGGTTTTCCACATTGTTGTTGAAGTATTGGTTTTCTTcccctgcttcttttccttcttttcctcctcttcctcctttttctcctttttcttctctttctttctctttctctctctctcttttctctcacttccttttATTCTCATCCTCCCTCtccattattattactattgcaAAACCTGATTAGACTAATCTCAATCTCCTATATTTCTAACACATCAAGTTAAACCAAAATTGCAGCTGAATGGGGTGTCTTGTCTGACTTTACTTAAATAGATTTTCGGTATAATGCTTTCTCTAACGGAGTATTTTACCGCTATTTGCTACACAATGGAACTCAAAtcgttctttttttccttcagacaCTAAGGCTAAGGATGTCCAAGAAATGAAATCTGAGATTAAGAAGCAATGGAAAAATAAGTACTGTATAATTCCTGTTAGTATCATTTATAATGCACCTAAATCTGAAATCAAAAGAATGTTCTGACTATCTAATTCATAATTCAGGCCATTAaaatttctaaaggaaagtctcctttttgaaaagtattttttttttccaatcccTATTACAGATTATAGATGGGgagatttgcttattttcttgttttctcacCAGTAGGGAGAAGGAAGATGATTTCCTACTCCTCATATGTTCAATATTCTAGGAAAAACTGGATTCATGGGGATGAATAAACCAACAAGTAATAGATAAGCATAACACTGATAGTGACTTCTATTTGTATGGTCTTTTGATATTTTCTGTGCACCATcatgttatttcatttgatcctgaGAGGTAGACAGTATAAGTGTTAAACCccatgtgatattgtgatttataataagaaatatatatttggtcttcctccccatttctggcacagagctcttaaaatCTTTGAATCCTAAGCATTTGAAATCCTAAATATTGATAGCATCAAAAAGTgtctttgttatgttaatgaggtgactttcaGGAAGCTCCTAaggatgggagctggttgccaggaCAACCAATCCTTTGATCAGAAGGttgaaactttcagtcccacccccctgacctcccaggagaagagagggacTGGAGAtagaatcaatcaccaatggccaatgatttaatcaatcatgcctgtgcAGTGATGCCTCCACAAacacccaaaaggacagggttcaagagcttccaggttggtgaatacGTGGACATTTGGGGAGTGTGGTGCACTCAGAGAGAGTATAGATGCTCCACATCCtacccataccttgccctatgtgtctcttccaTCTAGCTATTCCTGAGAtacatcctttcataataaactggtaaGCTAGTAAGCAAAacgtttctctgagttctgtgagctgctttaGCAAGTtgatcaaacccaaggagggggtcgtgggaacctctgtTTTATAGCCAGCattcagaagtacaggtaacaacctgggcttgcaactggTGCCTAAAGTGGGAGGAAAGGGtggtcttgtaggactgaacccttaacctgtgggatctgatgttaTCTCCAGTtaaatagtgtcagaattgagttgaattcccAGATgcccagctggtgtctgagaattgcttggtgttgTGGGGGAATCACTGCCCCCCacaccctcccccgcccccatcaAGTTTGAAATTGGTCTCACAACACCTGAAGACCCCGTGACTTATTTTTATCcaagagatgagaaaattaagccCTAGAGGTTGAGGGATTCATCAAGGTCATACATCTAGTCAGGACTTTGGACTTTGTAAGTCCAGTGCTTTCCCCTTTGCACAGTGTCTTTACTCAGTTCAAATAAATATCCTCAGTTGGCatgctatttttttcaaatacacattttCCTTAAGCCAAGAACTCTTAACCTGTAATATACATAAGTATATGTGAACAAGTTTCAGGAGTCAGTTAACCTTctgaaattcaatttaaaatgttGTGTCTATATACTCCCCCGCAATCCGAAGTCAAAACAATATACAATTTTCATCTCAAAAATGTCAATAAGGCAAAAAACATTAGGATCCTTTCTTTGAGAGGGAGATTGCCTATATAACTCAAATGAAAGGGAATGCTTTGGACCTGTAGTTTAGACCATACTGCTATTTCACTGTGTTGAGGACTTCTAGGAGACTTGGAGCACAAAACCCTGTGTACCCCCCACTGTAGCCTCTCTACCTTCCATTGCACAGTCGTCAAAGTGACTTGTCTTCCCAACTGTTTCCTTCCATTAGATTTTCCTTTTATCGTAGTCAGTCAAAGCGGCTGCTCCTTCTTCCACCAGTTTTCCTTCAGGGGCTGAGGGGCTCCCATTGCCACATCCTGACTACCGCTTTACTGCCTTCTCTTATTAGTGTTTGAAGTTCATGCTGCTCGCTTTTGCCATCCTCTCTCCATAGATGCAGTCACCTGCTAACCTTGTTTTTTCCTTGATAAACATCAGAGACCTCGACTCCACCCTTCCCCCTAATCTGCCAACTTCCAAGATGATGACCTTTTTAACATTTCACCCTTAGCATTTCTCAATCTCCTTAACCCAAGGAATTATAACACTAGTTTTGCACATCCCACTCTCTCGTAATAGTGTGCTactttaaagtattaaaatactAGTATTTTTGTTGGTATATTACTGATTTGTGATATTAATAATTTCTATCTTGAGTTCTTCCCGGAGAGTAttaaaaatgtgaacaaaatGACAGTTCAACTTTTCAATGCAAAACGAATCTATGTTGCCAGAAGTCAAGATTGTGGTTGCTCTTAGGTGTATGGTGTGACTGAAAGGGGTATGGAAACACCCCTACTGGGATTCTGGAAATGTTTTGATGTTGGGTGAGGTCCCTAATTACACAAttttgttcagtttgtgaaaattctttgTGTTGTTTCCTCCCATTAAATGTACACTTTTTGCAATCACATAGAAAATATTCTGacctcctttctcccctt containing:
- the GNG11 gene encoding guanine nucleotide-binding protein G(I)/G(S)/G(O) subunit gamma-11 codes for the protein MPALHIEDLPEKEKLKMEVEQLRKEVKLQRQQVSKCSEEIKNYIEERSGEDPLVKGIPEDKNPFKEKGSCVIS